DNA sequence from the Lysobacter silvisoli genome:
TTCGCGCGCCACGCCGAGAAACGCCAAGCCCTCGGCCGACAGGCGCACATGCCGCGGCGTGCGCTCCAGCAGTCGGCGGCCGAGCTGCGTCTCCAGGCGCTGCAGCTTCAGACTCACCGCGGACTGCGTGGTGCCCAGCACGTCGGCGGTGCGGGTGAAGCTCTGCAGCTCCGCCGCCAGCAGGAACGCCCGGACCGCGTCGACGTCCATGGCCTTCATCTGATTCATTCGCTTTTGAAATGACAGATATATTTTTAGATCAGTTTTTCTTATCTATCAACCGGCCTAGGATCGGCACCGCTCCCGACCCATAAGGACACACCGCGATGAAGACACTGACCGGCGCCCTGGTCGCCATGCTTGCGGGGTTCGCCGCGCGCGACGCGCGAGTGCCCGTGCATGCATTCCCGCTGCAAGGCACCTGGACCCTGGTCGCCGCCGACCAGATCCTGCCGGACGGCGAAACGGCGCGGGATTACGGCGCAAACCCGAAGGGCAGGTTGATCGTCGATGCGCGGGGGCGCTATTCGCTGCAGATATTCAAGTCCGAGCGCCTGCCCTTCGCCAGCCACAGCAAGGCCGATGGCAGCGCCGACGAATTCAGATCGGCGGTCCTGGGCAGCAGCACCCACTACGGCACGATCTCGATCGACGAACGTGCGGGAATGCTGGTGTTCTCGATCGAGGGCGCGTCCTTCCCCAACTGGGAAGGCACCACGCAAAGGCGCCGTTACGAACTGGACGGCGGCACCCTGCGCTACCAGGTGCCGCCGCGGGCCGGCGGCAGCGTGCCGATTTCGGTGTGGCGGCGGGTCGAATGACGCGGGCGCGGGTGCCGCGCGCCGCGCTGCGTCGGCGTGGCGATCGGCACCGGGGCGCTAGGCGCCCGGCGGCGCGACTGCGGTGGCATCACCTGCAATCGTCTTCTCGATCCAATCCCGGTAATGCTCCACCCGCACCCCGTAGTTCGTCTGCCCGTACTTGCCCGGCCAGGTGTCCACCGGATTGCCCTGCACGCGCTTCCATGCGGTGATCCCGGCGACCTGCCATTCGTCGCCGACGGCGACCAGGATCGGTCCGCCGCTGTCGCCGTTGCCGGAGGAGGCTTCCAGCGGCAGGGCGGCCGGCGGCGCGTCGAAGGTGTATCCGATCCAGCGGCCGTCGGAACTGCTGATCTGGTTGTAGCCCTGGCGCAGGTCGGTCCGATTGGGGCCGTGCGGATGGTGGCCTTCCGATCCCTTGCCGGTGGCGCCGCGGCCCATGAGGCGAACGACCTTGCCCAGCGCCGATCCGCGGTAGATCCGTGCGGGCGCTACGTCGCGCACCGGCTCGGTCAACTCGATCAGGGCGATATCGTCGGAAGCGGTCATGAATTCCAGGAAGGCCGCCCAGTCGCCCGACTTGATCGCCGCGTCGATCAGGTCTTGAGGCGGCTTCCGGTAGCCGGGATGGACGACGATGCGGTTTACGGCATACGGCGTGCCGCCGACGACCACGACATCGACGGCCTTCTGCCAGCCGACGGCGTGGGCGGCGGTCAGGACCCAGCGCGGCGCGATGAGGACGCCATGGCCTTCGCCGGGTACGTCGGCCAGGGCCGGGAATTCGGAGATCGCCATGCGATGCCGCCGGTCGGGTACGTCGTCGCGAATGACGACGGCGCCGGCGGCGAACGAGGTTAAAAGCAGTAGCGGAAAGACGGCGCGACGCATCAAGGCAACCCCGGAGAGACGATCTGTCGAAAAAGACCGGGGCTCCGCAGAGCCCCATTCGAGTATCGGTAATTCTCGGGCACCAGGCCAGCGGCGCCGAGGCATTTCACGCCCGTCGGTCCGCCGCGGACCGGATCAAGCCGCGGCCAGTTCGACCAGCAGCCCGTCGAGCTGCGCAAACGTCTCGTGCATCGCGTCCTGCGCGCCGGTGCCGGCCTCGTCCAACGCTTGCTTGGTCGGATACCGTTCGGTCAGCACCAGCAGCGTCTTGCCGTCGCGCTCTTCGAAGGTCACGGTGGTGATCGATCCCACTTCGCCGCCTTCCTCGTTCGTCCATACGATGCGCTCGTTGGGCACCACCTCCAGGTACTTGCCGAAGAACGCCATCGCGTGAGCGGGATCGTCGCCGAACACCAGGCGGTATTCGCCGCCGGTGCGCACGTCCAGGTCGCACGAACGCAGCGTCATGCCCAGGGAGCGCGGCACCCACCAGCGCCGGAACAGCTCGGGCCGGACCCAGGCTTCGAACACCAGCCGCGCGGGCGCGTCGAAGGTTCGCGTGACCATGACCTCGCGCTCCGACGTCTTCCGCACTGTCGTGCGCTGGGATTCGACCTCATTTCTTGCGACCACGAGCCTTCTCCTGTTGTTTGAGTTCGGCGATGACGCCGTCCAGCGCGTCGAAGCGCGCGTCCCACACTTGGCGATAACGCGAGATCCACGCCAGCTCTTCCTCGAGACGGCACGAGCCGATGCGGCAGGTACGCACGCGGCCGACCTTCTCGGTGGTCACCAGGCCGGCCTGCTCCAGCACCCCGACATGCTTCTTCATGCCCGTCAGGGTCATTCCGAACTTGTCGGCCAGATCGGTGATGGAGGCTTCCGCAGCCCCCAGGTGCTCCAGCACGCCGCGCCGGGTGACGTCGGAGAGGGCGGAGAAGGTCGCGTCGAGCCGAGCTTGATAGTGAACCATATGGTTCACTGTAAGACGCGCGCTGGCGGTTTGCAAGCCGCGATCGCCCCCCCCTCGACGACCGGCGACGGGCGGTCGCCGAACGGCAGCGCAGCCGCCCCGCGCTCGCCCGGCCTGCGCCCTGTCCTTCCGGGCACCGACCCGGTAAAAGAACCGGCACGCGTACGCGAAGCCGGAACCCATGATCGACCGCGAGCAACTCCACCGCGACGGATACGTACTGCTCCGCGGCGAAATCCCGCTGGATTGGCTACCCGATCTGCGCCGCGCGTTCGACGCGGGCGTACAAGCGTCGGAGCACTGGCCGGTGCCGCGCGGCCCAGGCTGGCGCCATTCGCTGCTGGACCTGGACCCGATCGTGCAAGCCGTCTGCCGGCGGCCGCGCCTGCTGGCCGCGGTGGGCGCGCTGATCGGCGAGCGCTACTTCCTGTCCCAGGTGGAGGGCCGCGAGCCCCTGCCAGGGGGCGGCCATCAGGGACTGCACCGCGACCTGTCCGCGCAGCGGCCGGGCGACACCGTCAACGCGCTCGCCTACTTCGACGATTACGGACCCGACAACGGCGCCACCCGCCTGGTGCCCGGCAGCCACCGGCCGACGCCGGACGCTCCAGCGCCAAGCGCCGACGACGAGTCCCGCAGCCTGCAACTGGCCGGCAGCGCGGGCGACATCCTGGTGTTCGACGCCGACCTGGTTCATGCGGGCAGCATCAATCCCGGCGACCTGCGCCGCCGCTCCGCACTGATCGGTTACTTCGCCGAATCCAACTATGCGGCGCACCTGAAAACCGCGCGCTTGCGCAGCGTGCGCATGGACACCAGCGAAAGATTCGAACCCTAGGGCGCCAGTGCCGCAAAAAGCGCGCGGGTCTTCGAGCGGCCCACGCTCAACCGACTAAGACTTCGCTGCTGCCCCGCATACGCAAGGCAGCGCGGACGCGCCGCTCAGTGGCGCGCGGAGCGCGCGCGCTTTCCTTTGCGCTGCCCGGTCGAGCGGCTCTGCGCGAAGTCGGGG
Encoded proteins:
- a CDS encoding lipocalin-like domain-containing protein yields the protein MKTLTGALVAMLAGFAARDARVPVHAFPLQGTWTLVAADQILPDGETARDYGANPKGRLIVDARGRYSLQIFKSERLPFASHSKADGSADEFRSAVLGSSTHYGTISIDERAGMLVFSIEGASFPNWEGTTQRRRYELDGGTLRYQVPPRAGGSVPISVWRRVE
- a CDS encoding S1 family peptidase, which produces MRRAVFPLLLLTSFAAGAVVIRDDVPDRRHRMAISEFPALADVPGEGHGVLIAPRWVLTAAHAVGWQKAVDVVVVGGTPYAVNRIVVHPGYRKPPQDLIDAAIKSGDWAAFLEFMTASDDIALIELTEPVRDVAPARIYRGSALGKVVRLMGRGATGKGSEGHHPHGPNRTDLRQGYNQISSSDGRWIGYTFDAPPAALPLEASSGNGDSGGPILVAVGDEWQVAGITAWKRVQGNPVDTWPGKYGQTNYGVRVEHYRDWIEKTIAGDATAVAPPGA
- a CDS encoding SRPBCC family protein, with protein sequence MVTRTFDAPARLVFEAWVRPELFRRWWVPRSLGMTLRSCDLDVRTGGEYRLVFGDDPAHAMAFFGKYLEVVPNERIVWTNEEGGEVGSITTVTFEERDGKTLLVLTERYPTKQALDEAGTGAQDAMHETFAQLDGLLVELAAA
- a CDS encoding ArsR/SmtB family transcription factor, with protein sequence MVHYQARLDATFSALSDVTRRGVLEHLGAAEASITDLADKFGMTLTGMKKHVGVLEQAGLVTTEKVGRVRTCRIGSCRLEEELAWISRYRQVWDARFDALDGVIAELKQQEKARGRKK
- a CDS encoding phytanoyl-CoA dioxygenase family protein, which translates into the protein MIDREQLHRDGYVLLRGEIPLDWLPDLRRAFDAGVQASEHWPVPRGPGWRHSLLDLDPIVQAVCRRPRLLAAVGALIGERYFLSQVEGREPLPGGGHQGLHRDLSAQRPGDTVNALAYFDDYGPDNGATRLVPGSHRPTPDAPAPSADDESRSLQLAGSAGDILVFDADLVHAGSINPGDLRRRSALIGYFAESNYAAHLKTARLRSVRMDTSERFEP